In one window of Limisphaerales bacterium DNA:
- a CDS encoding carbon starvation protein A produces VGAFVQGSANFLQALGIAPAVAIALMGVLVASFAGTTLDTACRLQRYVVQELAATLGGKVGESNSPPAAPFAWLQNKHGATIFAIVIAGAMAAVPSAGNAWSLAHAGKGGLLLWPLFGATNQLLAGLSFLVITFYLWRRGRAIWFIAIPMIFMLIMPVWAMTYQLWEAPGWLLTAREGFPDHKPNYLLGSIGLATIALEIWMIIEAIKIFPKAKGVLEENALDQQSESAPAKA; encoded by the coding sequence GGTCGGCGCGTTCGTGCAGGGCTCGGCTAATTTCCTCCAAGCCCTCGGCATTGCGCCCGCTGTGGCTATTGCGCTAATGGGCGTGCTCGTCGCCTCCTTCGCCGGCACCACGCTGGACACCGCCTGCCGTTTGCAACGCTACGTGGTGCAGGAACTCGCTGCCACGTTGGGTGGAAAGGTGGGCGAATCGAATTCTCCACCCGCTGCCCCGTTCGCGTGGTTGCAAAACAAACACGGCGCAACCATCTTCGCCATTGTCATCGCCGGCGCAATGGCCGCCGTCCCGTCCGCGGGCAATGCGTGGAGCCTTGCCCACGCCGGCAAAGGCGGGCTGCTTCTTTGGCCGCTCTTTGGCGCGACCAATCAATTGCTCGCCGGCTTGTCATTTCTCGTTATCACCTTTTATTTGTGGCGGCGCGGCCGCGCGATTTGGTTTATCGCCATCCCGATGATTTTTATGCTCATCATGCCGGTCTGGGCGATGACCTATCAACTGTGGGAAGCGCCCGGTTGGTTGCTGACCGCGCGCGAAGGTTTCCCCGATCACAAACCCAACTACCTGCTCGGCAGCATCGGTTTGGCCACCATCGCGCTAGAAATTTGGATGATCATCGAAGCCATCAAAATTTTTCCCAAAGCAAAGGGGGTGCTGGAGGAAAACGCACTCGATCAACAATCGGAATCTGCTCCGGCTAAGGCATAG
- the nadD gene encoding nicotinate (nicotinamide) nucleotide adenylyltransferase, whose amino-acid sequence MAAQRIGLFGGTFDPVHLGHTMVAQAALAEVRLDRLFIIPAAQSPFKPEQTAAPAVARLEWLRLAFADEPHCEIDAQEIEREGVSFTIDTVRNYAARFPEAELFYLIGADHVPTLPEWREAAALADAVTFVVVPRAGEPAVEFPPSFRGTMLRGEPMAISSSDLRERLRAGEAIENYVSPQVADALKVKHSY is encoded by the coding sequence ATGGCGGCGCAACGCATCGGTCTATTTGGCGGCACTTTTGATCCTGTGCACCTCGGGCACACGATGGTGGCGCAGGCGGCTTTGGCGGAGGTGCGCTTGGATCGGCTGTTTATTATTCCTGCCGCGCAATCGCCATTCAAGCCGGAGCAAACGGCCGCGCCGGCGGTGGCGCGTTTGGAGTGGTTGCGATTGGCGTTTGCCGATGAACCGCATTGCGAAATTGATGCGCAGGAAATCGAGCGCGAAGGCGTTTCGTTCACCATCGATACGGTGCGCAATTATGCGGCACGCTTCCCGGAGGCGGAGTTATTCTATCTCATTGGCGCGGATCACGTACCGACGCTGCCGGAATGGCGCGAGGCGGCGGCGCTTGCGGACGCAGTCACTTTTGTGGTAGTGCCACGCGCCGGTGAACCCGCCGTGGAATTCCCGCCCTCGTTTCGCGGCACGATGTTACGCGGGGAACCGATGGCAATTTCGTCCAGCGATTTGCGCGAACGTTTGCGTGCGGGGGAAGCAATTGAAAATTATGTGTCGCCGCAAGTTGCGGATGCGCTGAAAGTGAAGCATAGTTATTGA
- the rsfS gene encoding ribosome silencing factor, whose translation MEGQALALACREYADDKKAGNLLVLDVREVSTITDYFVIATGNSEPHVRAIWTDIAGRLQKDHAVRPPKPEGDRRNQWVVLDYYDVIVHVMLESVRDEYDLEGLWNDAALVESAEV comes from the coding sequence ATGGAAGGACAAGCATTGGCTCTGGCGTGCCGCGAATACGCCGACGACAAAAAGGCGGGGAATCTGCTCGTGCTCGACGTGCGCGAGGTATCGACCATCACCGATTATTTTGTGATCGCCACCGGCAACAGCGAGCCGCACGTGCGCGCGATCTGGACGGATATCGCCGGGCGCCTCCAAAAAGATCATGCCGTGCGCCCGCCTAAACCCGAGGGCGATCGAAGAAACCAATGGGTCGTGCTGGATTACTACGACGTGATTGTGCACGTGATGCTTGAATCCGTCCGCGACGAATACGATCTCGAAGGCCTGTGGAACGACGCCGCTTTGGTGGAGTCCGCCGAAGTGTAG